One Streptomyces hundungensis DNA segment encodes these proteins:
- the arc gene encoding proteasome ATPase, giving the protein MAAHDDDINRGIRPGRGSEDPAGQVAYLEQEIAVLRRKLADSPRHTRILEERIVELQTSLAGVSAQNERLANTLREARDQIVALKEEVDRLAQPPAGFGVFLHANEDGTADIFTGGRKLRVNVSPSVELDDLRRGQEVMLNEALNVVEAMEFERAGDIVTLKEILEDGERALVVGHTDEERVVRLAEPLLDITIRPGDALLLEPRSGYVYEVVPKSEVEELVLEEVPDVDYDKIGGLGNQIELIRDAVELPYLYPDLFKEHELRPPKGILLYGPPGCGKTLIAKAVANSLAKKVAEVTGQPAGKSYFLNIKGPELLNKYVGETERHIRLVFQRAREKASEGTPVIVFFDEMESLFRTRGSGVSSDVENTIVPQLLAEIDGVEGLENVIVIGASNREDMIDPAILRPGRLDVKIKIERPDAEAAKDIFAKYLRSSLPLHADDLAEHGGDKDGTTHAMIQSVVEQMYAESEENRFLEVTYANGDKEVLYFKDFNSGAMIQNIVDRAKKMAIKAFLDQNQKGLRISHLLQACVDEFKENEDLPNTTNPDDWARISGKKGERIVFIRTLVTGKQGADTGRSIDTVANTGQYL; this is encoded by the coding sequence GACGACATCAACCGCGGCATCCGGCCCGGGCGGGGGTCTGAGGACCCAGCCGGCCAGGTTGCCTATCTAGAGCAGGAAATCGCCGTCCTGCGACGCAAGCTCGCCGACTCTCCGCGTCATACGAGGATTCTCGAAGAGCGGATCGTCGAGTTGCAGACCAGCCTGGCGGGCGTGTCCGCACAGAACGAGCGGCTCGCCAACACCCTCCGTGAGGCCCGCGACCAGATCGTGGCCCTCAAGGAGGAGGTCGACCGGCTCGCACAGCCGCCGGCCGGCTTCGGTGTCTTCCTGCACGCCAACGAGGACGGCACCGCCGACATCTTCACCGGGGGCCGCAAGCTCCGGGTGAACGTCAGCCCCAGCGTCGAACTCGACGACCTGAGGCGCGGCCAGGAAGTCATGCTCAACGAAGCGCTCAACGTGGTCGAGGCCATGGAGTTCGAGCGCGCCGGGGACATCGTCACCCTCAAGGAGATCCTCGAGGACGGCGAGCGCGCCCTGGTGGTCGGGCACACCGACGAGGAACGGGTGGTGAGGCTCGCCGAGCCGCTCCTGGACATCACCATCCGCCCCGGCGATGCGCTCCTGCTGGAACCCAGGTCCGGCTACGTCTACGAAGTGGTTCCCAAGAGCGAGGTCGAGGAGCTCGTCCTCGAAGAGGTCCCGGACGTCGACTACGACAAGATCGGCGGTCTGGGCAACCAGATCGAGCTGATCCGCGACGCGGTCGAACTCCCCTACCTCTACCCCGACCTCTTCAAGGAGCACGAACTGCGGCCGCCGAAGGGCATCCTGCTCTACGGCCCGCCGGGATGCGGCAAGACGCTGATCGCGAAGGCGGTCGCCAACTCCCTTGCCAAGAAGGTCGCCGAGGTGACCGGCCAGCCCGCGGGGAAGAGCTACTTCCTCAACATCAAGGGCCCCGAACTCCTCAACAAGTACGTCGGCGAGACCGAACGGCACATCCGTCTGGTCTTCCAGCGTGCCCGGGAGAAGGCGAGCGAGGGCACCCCCGTCATCGTCTTCTTCGACGAGATGGAATCGCTCTTCCGCACCCGCGGCTCCGGCGTCAGCTCGGACGTGGAGAACACCATCGTCCCGCAGCTGCTCGCCGAGATCGACGGCGTGGAGGGCCTGGAGAACGTCATCGTCATCGGCGCCTCCAATCGCGAGGACATGATCGACCCCGCGATCCTGCGGCCCGGCAGGCTCGATGTGAAGATCAAGATCGAGCGCCCGGACGCGGAGGCGGCGAAGGACATCTTCGCCAAGTACCTCAGGTCCTCCCTGCCGCTGCACGCCGACGACCTCGCCGAACACGGCGGGGACAAGGACGGCACCACCCACGCGATGATCCAGTCCGTGGTGGAGCAGATGTACGCGGAGTCCGAAGAGAACCGCTTCCTGGAAGTCACGTACGCCAACGGCGACAAGGAAGTCCTCTACTTCAAGGACTTCAACTCCGGCGCCATGATCCAGAACATCGTGGACCGGGCCAAGAAGATGGCCATCAAGGCCTTCCTCGACCAGAACCAGAAGGGCCTTCGCATCTCCCACCTCCTCCAGGCCTGCGTGGACGAGTTCAAGGAGAACGAGGACCTGCCGAACACCACCAACCCGGACGACTGGGCCAGGATTTCCGGAAAGAAGGGCGAGCGGATCGTATTCATCCGCACCCTCGTCACCGGAAAGCAGGGCGCGGACACCGGACGCTCCATCGACACGGTGGCCAACACCGGTCAGTACCTGTAA
- the dop gene encoding depupylase/deamidase Dop codes for MTVRRVMGIETEYGISVPGHPNANAMLTSSQIVNAYAAAMHRARRARWDFEEENPLRDARGFDLAREAADSSQLTDEDIGLANVILTNGARLYVDHAHPEYSSPEVTNPRDAVLWDKAGERIMAEAAERAAQLPGAQPIHLYKNNTDNKGASYGTHENYLMKRETAFSDIVRHLTPFFVSRQVITGAGRVGIGQDGHEHGFQISQRADYFEVEVGLETTLKRPIINTRDEPHADAEKYRRLHVIIGDANLSEISTYLKLGTTSLVLSMIEDGFINVDLAVDQPVRTLHQVSHDPTVRHLVTLRSGRTLTAVQLQMEYFELARKYVDERFGADADEQTKDVLARWEDVLNRLENDPMSLSGELDWIAKRELMEGYRRRDGLDWDAARLHLVDLQYADVRPDKGLYNRLVARGKMKRLLDDPGVLRAQTKPPEDTRAYFRGRCLEQYADDVAAASWDSVIFDLPGRDSLQRVPTLEPLRGTRNHVKALLDRCRTAEDLVRVLSGG; via the coding sequence ATGACCGTACGGCGAGTAATGGGCATCGAGACGGAGTACGGGATCTCCGTCCCCGGCCATCCCAACGCCAATGCCATGCTCACCTCGTCCCAGATCGTCAACGCCTACGCGGCGGCGATGCACCGGGCGCGCCGCGCCCGCTGGGACTTCGAGGAGGAGAACCCGCTGCGGGACGCCCGCGGCTTCGACCTCGCCCGCGAGGCCGCCGACTCCAGCCAGCTCACCGACGAGGACATCGGCCTCGCCAACGTCATCCTCACCAACGGGGCACGCCTGTACGTCGACCACGCCCACCCCGAGTACAGCTCGCCCGAGGTCACCAACCCGCGTGACGCCGTCCTGTGGGACAAGGCCGGCGAGCGCATCATGGCCGAGGCCGCCGAGCGCGCGGCCCAGCTGCCCGGCGCCCAGCCGATCCACCTGTACAAGAACAACACCGACAACAAGGGCGCCTCGTACGGCACGCACGAGAACTACCTGATGAAGCGGGAGACCGCGTTCTCGGACATCGTGCGCCATCTGACCCCGTTCTTCGTCTCGCGCCAGGTCATCACCGGCGCCGGACGCGTCGGCATCGGCCAGGACGGCCACGAGCACGGCTTCCAGATCAGCCAGCGGGCCGACTACTTCGAGGTCGAGGTCGGCCTGGAGACGACGCTCAAGCGCCCCATCATCAACACCCGCGACGAACCGCACGCGGACGCCGAGAAGTACCGCCGCCTGCACGTGATCATCGGCGACGCCAACCTGTCGGAGATCTCCACCTACCTCAAGCTGGGCACGACCTCGCTGGTCCTCTCCATGATCGAGGACGGGTTCATCAACGTCGACCTGGCCGTGGACCAGCCGGTCCGCACCCTGCACCAGGTCTCGCACGACCCCACCGTGCGACACCTGGTCACCCTCCGCAGCGGTCGCACCCTCACCGCGGTGCAGCTTCAGATGGAGTACTTCGAGCTGGCGCGCAAGTACGTCGACGAGCGCTTCGGCGCGGACGCAGACGAGCAGACCAAGGACGTCCTGGCCCGCTGGGAGGACGTCCTGAACCGGCTGGAGAACGACCCGATGAGCCTGTCGGGGGAGCTCGACTGGATCGCCAAGCGGGAGCTGATGGAGGGCTACCGGCGCCGTGACGGCCTCGACTGGGACGCGGCCCGCCTGCATCTGGTGGACCTCCAGTACGCCGACGTACGGCCCGACAAGGGCCTGTACAACCGCCTGGTGGCCCGCGGCAAGATGAAGCGCCTCCTGGACGATCCCGGCGTCCTGCGGGCCCAGACGAAGCCCCCGGAGGACACCAGGGCGTACTTCCGCGGCCGCTGCCTGGAGCAGTACGCGGACGACGTCGCGGCCGCCTCCTGGGACTCGGTCATCTTCGATCTGCCGGGCCGCGACTCGCTCCAGCGGGTGCCAACCCTGGAGCCCCTACGCGGAACGCGTAATCACGTGAAGGCGCTGCTGGACCGGTGCCGGACGGCCGAAGATCTGGTGCGGGTGCTCTCGGGGGGCTGA
- a CDS encoding ubiquitin-like protein Pup, with protein sequence MATKDTGGGQQKATRSTEEVEEQAQDAQASEDLKERQEKLSDDVDSVLDEIDDVLEENAEDFVRSFVQKGGQ encoded by the coding sequence ATGGCGACCAAGGACACCGGCGGCGGACAGCAGAAGGCGACGCGTTCCACCGAGGAGGTCGAGGAGCAGGCGCAGGACGCGCAGGCTTCGGAGGACCTCAAGGAGCGCCAGGAGAAGTTGTCGGACGACGTGGACTCGGTTCTGGACGAGATCGACGACGTGCTTGAGGAGAACGCAGAGGACTTCGTGCGAAGCTTCGTTCAGAAGGGTGGACAGTAG
- a CDS encoding endonuclease VII domain-containing protein: MGPCVTCLSAPAVHVDHCHQTGRVRGVLCFNCNSAIGKLGDDPDTVRRAAAYLEGTSWKPTLVAPGVYQLPS; this comes from the coding sequence ATGGGCCCTTGCGTAACCTGCCTCTCTGCTCCCGCCGTTCACGTGGATCACTGCCACCAGACGGGTAGGGTCCGAGGCGTACTCTGCTTCAACTGCAATTCGGCCATCGGCAAGTTGGGAGACGATCCCGACACCGTCCGTCGCGCTGCCGCCTACTTGGAAGGAACCTCGTGGAAGCCAACACTCGTGGCACCGGGCGTCTACCAGCTGCCTTCCTGA